The Mycolicibacterium monacense genome contains the following window.
CTGCTGCGGCGCGGCACCAAGAACATGCGCGGGGCCGACCGGCTGGCCGCCGAGGCCAACCGGCGGCGCCGGGAACTGTTGAAGCGCAACAACCTCGACGGCACCCTGCAGGAGATCAAGAAGCTGCTCGACGAGGCGGTGCTCGCCGAACGCAAGGAACTCGCCCGCGCCCTCGACGACGACGCGCGGTTCTCCGAGATGCAGATCGAGGCGCTGTCCCCGTCGCCGGCCAAGGCCGTCCAGGAATTGTCGGACTACCAGTGGCGCAGCCCCGAGGCCCGCGAGAAGTACGACCAGATCAAGGATCTGCTCGGCCGCGAGATGCTCGACCAGCGGTTCGCCGGCATGAAGGAGGCGCTGGAGAACGCCACCGACGAGGACCGCCAGCGCGTCAACGACATGCTCGACGACCTCAACGAGCTGTTGGACAAGCATGCGAACGGCCAGGATTCGCAACAGGATTTCGACGATTTCATGGCCAAGCACGGCGAGTTCTTCCCGGAGAATCCGCGCAACGTCGACGAACTCCTCGACTCGCTGGCCAAACGCGCCGCGGCCGCACAGCGCTTCCGCAACAGCCTCTCCCCGGACCAGCGCGCCGAGCTGGATGCGCTGGCGCAGCAGGCATTCGGCTCGCCGTCGCTGATGAACGCGCTCAACAAACTCGACTCCCATCTACAGGCGGCGCGCCCAGGTGAGGACTGGTCGGGGTCCTCGGAGTTCTCCGGCGACAACCCGCTGGGGATGGGGGAGGGCGCGCAGGCGCTTGCCGACATCGGTGAGCTCGAACAGCTCGCCGAGCAGCTGTCGCAGAGCTACGCGGGCGCCACGATGGACGACGTCGACCTCGACGCGCTGGCCCGCCAGCTCGGTGACCAGGCCGCCGTCGACGCGCGGACGCTGGCCGAACTCGAACGCGCCCTGATGAACCAGGGCTTCCTCGACCGCGGGTCCGACGGGAAATGGCGGCTGTCGCCGAAGGCCATGCGTCAGCTCGGGCAGGCCGCGCTACGCGATGTGGCGCAACAGCTTTCGGGCCGCCACGGTGAACGCGACACCCGCAGGGCGGGCGCCGCCGGCGAGCTGACGGGAGCCACCCGGCCCTGGCAGTTCGGCGACACCGAACCGTGGAACGTCACCCGCACGCTCACCAACGCCGTTCTGCGCCAAGCGGGTTCGAGCGTACGCGAGATCCCGGTGAGCATCACCGTCGACGACGTCGAGATCTCCGAGACCGAGACCAGGACGCAGGCCGCGGTGGCGCTGCTCGTCGACACCTCGTTCTCGATGGTGATGGAGAACCGGTGGCTGCCCATGAAGCGGACCGCGCTGGCGCTCAACCATCTGGTGAGCACCCGGTTCCGTTCGGACGCACTGCAGATCGTCGCGTTCGGCCGGTACGCCAGGACGGTGACCGCGGCCGAACTGACCGGGCTCGAGGGCGTCTACGAACAGGGCACCAACCTGCACCACGCGCTGGCGCTGGCCACCCGGCATCTGCGCCGGCACCCCAACGCCCAGCCGGTCATCCTCGTGGTCACCGACGGGGAGCCGACCGCCCACCTCGAGGACTTCGGCGGACGTGACGGCGCACAGGTGTTTTTCGATTACCCGCCGCATCCGCGGACCATCGCCCACACCGTGCGCGGCTTCGACGAGGTCGCCCGCCTCGGCGCCCAGGTGACGATCTTCCGGTTGGGCACCGACCCCGGCCTCGCGCGGTTCATCGACCAGGTCGCCCGCCGCGTGGGCGGCCGGGTGGTGGTGCCCGACCTCGACGGACTCGGCGCCGCCGTTGTCGGCGACTACCTGACGTCCCGCCGCCGGCGGTAACTTCTCCTCGAACCCGGGCGCGGTGCGCTATTGTTTGCTGAATTCACAGCGTCCGGTCGGGATGGGGAGACCCGCGACGGACGGTCGGGTACGAGGGGAATCGATGGCGAACCACCGCGCGGAGCCGTGCCGGCCGACCGCTGACCGCACACCGCGCGGACGGCTTCGCCGGGCGGTGCTGCCCGCCGCGTTCAGCAGTGTCATCGTCGCCAGCGTCGTCGCCGCGGGTGGTGTCGCAGTCGTGCACCCGGAGACCGTCGCCTCCACCATGTACGACCTGTCGGCCCTGATCACCGAGGGCAGCTCGACCAATCCGACCGGTGCGGGCATCGAGGACTTCTACCGCGGCAAGTTCGCCCAGGACGATCAGGTGACGGTGAACTTCTTCACCGGCCCGTTCGGTGTGTACGACGCGCTCACCTCCCGCACCGACGACGCGAACATCGTGATGTCCTCGGGTTGGGGTGCGGCGAACGTCAGCCTGCTCCTCACCTACCTCGACGCGACCGGCGGCGACGACCCCGTCGCCACCAACGCCGTCTACGTCCTCGACAACAGCGTCGCCCGCCCCAACGGCGGGTTCGGCACCCGCTACCCGGTGTTCGCGGTCATCGGGGTCAACCCGCTGCCGACACCGACGTCACCGGGCGCGCAGGTGATCGACGTCGGCTACGAGTACGACATCAACGGCAACACCCCGGCCTACGTGCTGAACCCGTTCGCGATGGCGAATTCGTTGG
Protein-coding sequences here:
- a CDS encoding VWA domain-containing protein; amino-acid sequence: MADARAHKGHGRSSRYSRYTGGPDPLAPPVDLREALEQIGEDVMEGSSPRRALSELLRRGTKNMRGADRLAAEANRRRRELLKRNNLDGTLQEIKKLLDEAVLAERKELARALDDDARFSEMQIEALSPSPAKAVQELSDYQWRSPEAREKYDQIKDLLGREMLDQRFAGMKEALENATDEDRQRVNDMLDDLNELLDKHANGQDSQQDFDDFMAKHGEFFPENPRNVDELLDSLAKRAAAAQRFRNSLSPDQRAELDALAQQAFGSPSLMNALNKLDSHLQAARPGEDWSGSSEFSGDNPLGMGEGAQALADIGELEQLAEQLSQSYAGATMDDVDLDALARQLGDQAAVDARTLAELERALMNQGFLDRGSDGKWRLSPKAMRQLGQAALRDVAQQLSGRHGERDTRRAGAAGELTGATRPWQFGDTEPWNVTRTLTNAVLRQAGSSVREIPVSITVDDVEISETETRTQAAVALLVDTSFSMVMENRWLPMKRTALALNHLVSTRFRSDALQIVAFGRYARTVTAAELTGLEGVYEQGTNLHHALALATRHLRRHPNAQPVILVVTDGEPTAHLEDFGGRDGAQVFFDYPPHPRTIAHTVRGFDEVARLGAQVTIFRLGTDPGLARFIDQVARRVGGRVVVPDLDGLGAAVVGDYLTSRRRR